The Sulfitobacter faviae genome includes a region encoding these proteins:
- a CDS encoding acyl-CoA dehydrogenase yields MPKFRRNYITRPIHKWARNVLPQLSATEAEALEAGEVWWEAELFSGHPDWSKLFSVTAPELTEEEQAFLDGPCQELCSMIDDWAINEQDADLSPDVWQFMRDKKFFGMIIPKKYGGLGFSAFAHSEVVRFISTRSVAAAVTVMVPNSLGPGELLHMFGTDAQQEHWLPRLADGRELPAFGLTSDEAGSDASAMIDNGVIETGTWKGEEVLGIRLNWAKRYITLAPVCTVLGLAFKLRDPHGHLGGEEDIGITCALIPADLPGVETGRRHIPSQTMFMNGPTTGKDVFVPLDNIIGGKEYAGRGWMMLMSALAAGRGISLPSMGCAAIALSAHTTGAYSRIRQQFGLPIGKFGGIQTRLGRLAADSYSMDAARRLTCAGLDEGRSLSVISAIMKAHATYRMRDAINDAMDVHSGKAVIDGPSNYLQALYRAVPIGITVEGANIVTRSLIIFGQGSIRAHPHLLDEMKALNIEDPEESLTAFDKHFWRHVGHSTKTFFRALGRAWTGGFLAPAPDAGAAKRHYRQMARWSAAYALTADMAFLTMGGDLKRKEMISGRMGDILSELYILSATLKRWDDEGRQSGDLPAVEYAAERGFARIRLALDEVLMNFPARWAAWLLRTVTLPRGGAPGPDDALTEKAADLIYEPSATRSRIVGRLHGGCNRDGIVLLNDCYDAVMDTAPLMKRLREADQTPDEALEHGTISQEDRDRIAKMEDLVHKVVAVDNFTHEELAGLYPGLDAQVSQKEAAE; encoded by the coding sequence ATGCCCAAATTCCGTCGGAACTATATCACTCGCCCCATTCACAAGTGGGCACGCAATGTATTACCCCAACTGAGCGCGACTGAAGCCGAAGCCTTGGAAGCGGGCGAGGTATGGTGGGAAGCGGAGTTGTTTTCCGGTCATCCCGACTGGTCCAAGCTTTTTTCGGTCACGGCACCCGAGCTGACCGAAGAAGAACAGGCATTCCTTGACGGTCCCTGTCAGGAATTGTGCAGCATGATCGATGACTGGGCGATCAATGAACAGGATGCCGATCTGTCGCCCGATGTCTGGCAATTCATGAGGGACAAGAAATTCTTCGGCATGATCATTCCGAAAAAGTATGGCGGACTTGGGTTCTCGGCCTTTGCCCATTCCGAGGTTGTGCGTTTCATTTCTACTCGTTCTGTTGCCGCGGCCGTCACGGTGATGGTTCCGAATTCGCTTGGACCGGGCGAGCTTTTGCACATGTTCGGGACCGACGCGCAGCAGGAGCACTGGCTGCCGCGTCTGGCCGACGGACGCGAATTGCCCGCATTCGGCCTGACCAGTGACGAGGCCGGATCGGACGCCAGCGCGATGATCGACAACGGCGTGATCGAAACGGGCACCTGGAAGGGCGAAGAGGTGCTGGGAATCCGACTGAACTGGGCCAAGCGGTACATCACGTTGGCCCCCGTCTGTACGGTACTGGGCCTCGCATTCAAGCTGCGTGACCCCCATGGCCATCTGGGCGGCGAAGAAGACATCGGCATCACCTGTGCGTTGATACCGGCTGATCTGCCCGGAGTCGAAACCGGGCGGCGGCACATTCCCAGCCAGACCATGTTTATGAACGGGCCGACAACGGGCAAGGATGTCTTCGTGCCGCTCGACAATATCATTGGCGGCAAAGAATACGCCGGTCGCGGCTGGATGATGCTAATGAGCGCGCTCGCCGCCGGGCGGGGGATTTCGCTGCCGTCGATGGGATGCGCCGCGATTGCGTTGTCGGCGCATACGACCGGAGCCTATTCCCGTATCCGCCAGCAATTCGGGCTGCCGATCGGTAAGTTCGGCGGCATTCAAACGCGGCTGGGACGGCTGGCTGCGGACAGCTATTCGATGGATGCTGCACGGCGGCTGACCTGTGCAGGCTTGGATGAGGGGCGTTCTCTTTCCGTCATATCTGCTATCATGAAGGCACATGCCACATACCGCATGCGCGACGCTATCAATGATGCAATGGACGTGCATTCCGGCAAGGCAGTGATCGATGGTCCATCGAATTACCTGCAAGCGCTTTACCGCGCCGTTCCCATCGGGATAACCGTCGAAGGAGCAAATATCGTCACTCGCTCGCTGATCATCTTCGGTCAGGGCTCAATCCGAGCGCATCCGCACCTGCTGGATGAGATGAAAGCGCTGAATATCGAGGACCCCGAGGAAAGCCTGACGGCGTTCGACAAACACTTCTGGAGACATGTCGGACATTCGACCAAGACCTTCTTCCGCGCTCTCGGTCGCGCATGGACCGGCGGGTTTCTGGCCCCTGCGCCCGACGCCGGCGCGGCAAAACGGCACTACCGCCAGATGGCACGCTGGTCCGCGGCCTATGCCTTGACCGCCGATATGGCATTTTTGACCATGGGCGGCGATTTGAAGCGCAAGGAGATGATCTCGGGTCGGATGGGCGACATTCTCTCCGAGCTCTATATCCTCAGCGCTACGTTGAAACGCTGGGACGACGAAGGACGGCAGAGCGGGGATCTGCCGGCTGTGGAGTATGCCGCCGAACGCGGCTTTGCGCGGATACGGCTGGCGCTGGACGAAGTTTTGATGAACTTTCCGGCCCGCTGGGCTGCATGGCTGCTGCGGACAGTGACCCTGCCGAGGGGCGGCGCGCCGGGTCCGGATGATGCTCTGACCGAAAAGGCCGCGGATCTGATCTATGAACCCTCCGCCACGCGCAGCCGGATCGTGGGCCGCCTGCACGGTGGCTGCAACCGCGACGGCATCGTGTTGCTGAACGACTGCTATGATGCCGTGATGGACACCGCCCCCCTGATGAAGCGCCTGCGCGAAGCAGACCAGACCCCGGATGAGGCCCTGGAGCACGGTACCATCAGCCAGGAGGATCGCGACCGTATCGCGAAGATGGAAGACCTTGTCCACAAAGTGGTTGCCGTTGACAATTTCACCCACGAAGAGCTGGCCGGGCTTTATCCCGGATTGGATGCGCAGGTGTCGCAAAAGGAGGCAGCAGAATGA
- a CDS encoding acetyl-CoA C-acetyltransferase, whose translation MNRRVYLVDGARTPFLKAKGKPGPFTPVDLAVQAGRPLLARQSFDRKLLDLVILGCVNVVQDEMNPARVAALRLGLGEEMVAFSMQINCGSGMQSIDTAYRYIRDGFHDMILAGGAEALSHAPLVLRQSAVEWFAQMSQAKGPVVRAKAIIGLRPEFFKPVVGLERGLTDPITTLNMGQTAEVLAHRFNISRRSADEYANDSHHRLALAQKEGWLKDEVMPAFDRSGNAYEHDDGVRPDSDLEGLAKPKPAFEKPYGKVTAGNSSQITDGASWVIVASEEAVEKHKLEPLARIVDSEWAGLNPSVMGLGPVLASTPLAQRNDMARDDVDLWELNEAFAAQVLSCIAAWDDADFCREVLGLEGAFGRIDRNRLNIDGGAISLGHPVGTSGNRIVLHLVNALRRRELKRGIATECIGGGLGGAMLLEVA comes from the coding sequence ATGAATCGCCGGGTTTACCTTGTTGATGGCGCACGCACGCCATTCCTGAAAGCAAAAGGAAAGCCGGGCCCCTTCACACCCGTCGATCTGGCGGTGCAGGCGGGACGGCCACTGCTCGCGCGGCAGAGCTTTGACCGAAAGCTTTTGGATTTGGTGATCCTGGGCTGCGTCAACGTCGTCCAAGATGAGATGAACCCCGCCCGTGTGGCTGCCCTGCGGTTAGGATTGGGTGAAGAAATGGTCGCCTTCTCGATGCAGATCAACTGTGGTTCGGGCATGCAGTCGATCGACACGGCCTACCGCTATATCCGCGATGGCTTTCACGACATGATCCTTGCTGGCGGCGCAGAGGCGCTCAGCCACGCGCCGCTGGTATTGCGGCAATCCGCGGTCGAATGGTTCGCGCAGATGTCCCAGGCCAAGGGGCCCGTCGTCCGGGCTAAGGCGATAATCGGGCTGCGGCCCGAGTTCTTCAAGCCTGTCGTCGGTCTGGAGCGCGGGCTGACAGATCCAATCACGACGCTGAATATGGGCCAGACGGCGGAAGTGCTGGCGCATCGGTTCAATATTTCGCGGCGGAGCGCCGACGAATACGCCAACGACAGCCATCACCGTTTGGCCCTAGCCCAGAAGGAAGGCTGGCTAAAGGATGAAGTCATGCCTGCCTTTGACCGAAGCGGCAATGCCTACGAACACGACGATGGCGTGCGCCCGGACAGCGATCTGGAGGGGTTGGCAAAACCCAAGCCCGCGTTTGAAAAACCTTACGGCAAGGTCACGGCCGGCAACTCCAGTCAGATTACGGATGGCGCAAGCTGGGTGATCGTCGCCTCAGAGGAGGCCGTCGAGAAGCACAAGCTCGAGCCACTCGCGCGGATCGTGGACAGTGAATGGGCCGGTCTGAACCCATCCGTGATGGGCTTGGGGCCGGTACTGGCCTCGACGCCTTTGGCGCAGCGCAACGATATGGCGCGCGATGATGTGGATTTGTGGGAGCTGAACGAGGCTTTCGCCGCACAGGTGCTGTCCTGTATTGCCGCCTGGGATGATGCGGATTTCTGTCGTGAAGTGTTGGGACTAGAGGGGGCCTTTGGGCGTATCGACCGCAACCGGTTGAACATCGACGGAGGGGCGATAAGCCTTGGCCATCCGGTCGGCACTTCGGGCAATCGGATTGTGCTGCATCTGGTCAACGCTCTGCGCCGCCGGGAATTGAAACGCGGCATCGCAACCGAGTGTATCGGTGGCGGCTTGGGCGGTGCGATGCTGCTGGAGGTGGCATGA
- a CDS encoding enoyl-CoA hydratase-related protein, whose product MNTIGQDVIEGLQSHIEALERDQPRAVVIRSAKIAGFAVGADITGFDDMANEGAAEMLTHGHDVLDRLEALDCPTICIVHGAALGAGFELALACDWRIAVEGASFGFPEVQLGLHPGLGGTFRLPALIDPVKAMTLMLTGKTAHTGKARKLGIADVVTQERHVAAAVDAIKAGEVERDAPGLKARAMGFDQARSLAARQMRKETGQKAPEQHYPAPHRLIDMWEEHGDDRAAMQRAENQSFAKLLDSDTSKNLRRVFFLRQDMKNDSRGEDGIDHVHVIGAGAMGARSPLGRQSRARP is encoded by the coding sequence GTGAACACGATCGGGCAGGACGTGATCGAAGGGTTGCAAAGCCACATCGAAGCGCTGGAACGTGACCAGCCTCGTGCGGTGGTGATCCGCTCGGCCAAGATCGCGGGCTTTGCCGTCGGCGCCGATATCACCGGTTTTGATGACATGGCTAATGAGGGGGCGGCCGAGATGCTCACGCATGGGCACGACGTGCTGGACCGATTGGAGGCGCTCGATTGCCCCACGATCTGCATTGTGCACGGCGCGGCCTTGGGGGCGGGGTTCGAACTGGCCTTGGCATGTGACTGGCGCATCGCGGTCGAGGGCGCGTCTTTCGGTTTTCCCGAAGTCCAGCTGGGCCTGCACCCCGGCCTAGGCGGGACGTTCCGCCTGCCGGCGTTGATCGACCCGGTTAAAGCGATGACTCTGATGCTGACGGGCAAGACCGCGCATACCGGCAAGGCCCGCAAGCTGGGCATCGCCGATGTGGTCACCCAAGAGCGGCATGTGGCGGCGGCGGTCGATGCGATCAAGGCGGGCGAGGTCGAGCGTGATGCCCCCGGCCTTAAGGCCCGCGCGATGGGATTTGATCAGGCGCGCAGCCTGGCCGCGCGGCAGATGCGCAAGGAGACCGGGCAGAAGGCCCCGGAGCAACACTACCCCGCGCCGCATCGTTTGATCGACATGTGGGAAGAGCATGGCGACGACCGGGCCGCCATGCAGCGCGCGGAGAACCAGAGTTTCGCGAAGTTGCTGGACAGCGACACCTCGAAGAACCTGCGCCGCGTGTTTTTTCTGCGACAGGACATGAAGAATGACAGCCGGGGCGAGGACGGGATCGATCATGTACACGTCATCGGGGCCGGTGCGATGGGGGCGAGATCGCCGCTTGGGCGGCAATCAAGGGCAAGACCGTGA
- a CDS encoding 3-hydroxyacyl-CoA dehydrogenase family protein: MTLGDVALDPLAEAVKQARAVCKNKHLSNIETRDALDRMMPDPHGYGIARADLIIEAVPEKPDLKEKIYNGLKGRMKQGAILASNTSSLRLTELKEGVADPSRFAGLHFFNPVSKMDLVEVVRHADTAEDVICRLAAFCGEIGKLPVQVTDSFGFLVNRALMPYLMEAMMLMDEGVDKEVIDTAAIRFGMPMGPVALADQVGLDICLHVAESLKDGLDKPMADISNGLRKKVKRGDTGKKAGQGFYDWSQGAPHPNADLDNAPDDLTDRLILPMLNACVECLRKNVVKDANAIDGAMIFATGFAPFRGGPMRYARARGAKEIRERLEELAGKHGERLTPDVGWQDL, from the coding sequence GTGACGCTGGGCGATGTCGCACTGGATCCCTTGGCCGAGGCCGTCAAACAGGCGCGGGCCGTCTGCAAGAACAAGCATCTCTCCAACATTGAGACACGCGATGCGCTGGATCGCATGATGCCCGACCCGCACGGCTATGGCATCGCCCGTGCAGATCTGATCATCGAAGCGGTGCCGGAGAAGCCTGATCTGAAAGAGAAGATCTACAACGGATTGAAGGGCCGGATGAAACAGGGGGCGATCCTTGCCAGCAACACCTCCAGCTTGCGCCTAACCGAGTTGAAGGAGGGCGTAGCCGATCCATCGCGCTTTGCGGGGCTGCATTTCTTCAATCCGGTCAGCAAAATGGATCTGGTCGAAGTCGTGCGCCACGCCGATACCGCCGAGGATGTCATCTGCAGACTTGCCGCCTTCTGTGGCGAGATCGGCAAGCTCCCCGTTCAGGTCACCGACTCTTTCGGTTTTCTGGTCAACCGCGCGCTGATGCCATACCTGATGGAAGCGATGATGTTGATGGACGAAGGGGTGGACAAGGAGGTCATCGACACGGCTGCCATCCGCTTTGGCATGCCGATGGGTCCTGTCGCCCTGGCCGACCAGGTGGGCTTGGATATTTGCCTGCATGTCGCGGAGAGCCTTAAGGACGGGCTGGACAAACCGATGGCGGACATCAGCAACGGTCTTCGCAAGAAAGTCAAGCGGGGTGATACCGGTAAAAAGGCGGGGCAGGGGTTCTATGATTGGTCACAGGGCGCGCCGCACCCAAATGCCGATCTGGACAATGCCCCCGATGATCTGACAGACCGGCTGATACTGCCGATGCTGAACGCCTGTGTGGAATGTCTGCGGAAGAATGTAGTGAAGGATGCCAATGCCATAGATGGCGCAATGATTTTCGCCACCGGGTTCGCGCCCTTCCGGGGTGGTCCGATGCGTTACGCCCGCGCGCGCGGTGCCAAAGAAATACGCGAGCGACTAGAGGAACTGGCCGGGAAGCACGGAGAGCGTCTCACCCCTGACGTCGGTTGGCAAGACCTTTGA